A genome region from Oceanispirochaeta sp. M1 includes the following:
- a CDS encoding flavodoxin family protein yields the protein MDTLIIYDSVFGNTKKIAEIMGETLKEKGQTSVLHVNDVTPAKLTEVDLIIIGSPTRAFNPTKSIRQLLKSLPREGLKGKELAVFDTRMCIEDSNSRFLELLVRILGYAAEKIETWSVKKGALLILKHEGFFVHDTEGPLREGEEERAAAWVRLIPVHNERI from the coding sequence ATGGATACTCTGATTATTTACGATTCTGTTTTCGGCAATACAAAGAAAATAGCTGAAATTATGGGAGAGACCCTCAAAGAAAAAGGACAGACTTCTGTTCTTCATGTGAATGATGTCACTCCTGCAAAGCTGACTGAAGTGGATTTGATTATTATCGGTTCCCCCACAAGAGCGTTTAATCCTACCAAATCTATCAGGCAGCTGTTGAAATCTTTACCCAGAGAGGGATTGAAGGGGAAAGAGCTGGCTGTCTTTGACACAAGGATGTGTATTGAAGATTCAAACTCCAGATTTCTGGAGCTTCTTGTGCGGATTCTGGGCTATGCCGCTGAGAAAATAGAAACCTGGTCTGTAAAAAAGGGTGCCCTCCTTATCCTGAAGCATGAAGGGTTCTTTGTGCATGATACCGAGGGGCCTCTGAGAGAAGGTGAGGAAGAGAGAGCCGCCGCATGGGTCCGCCTGATTCCTGTTCATAATGAAAGAATATAA
- a CDS encoding response regulator, which yields MNENTIKHDAPLSVKGTILFVDDEHINLVVGQTVLKRLGFEAITASNGMEAINLYKARTDEIDLIIMDMNMPVLDGEETIKKILNFDGSAKVIVTSGLLSKSQTREMNNLGIRNFLIKPYRAYAVAAVIESALAESD from the coding sequence ATGAATGAAAATACTATAAAACATGATGCTCCTTTATCTGTTAAGGGAACAATTCTCTTTGTTGACGATGAGCATATTAATCTTGTTGTAGGTCAAACTGTTTTAAAGCGTCTCGGTTTTGAAGCCATTACCGCATCCAATGGGATGGAGGCAATAAACCTGTATAAAGCCCGGACAGATGAAATTGATCTCATAATAATGGATATGAATATGCCTGTTCTGGATGGAGAGGAGACCATTAAAAAGATTCTTAACTTTGACGGTTCTGCCAAAGTTATAGTGACTTCCGGGCTCCTCAGTAAATCCCAGACCCGGGAAATGAATAATCTGGGTATTCGTAATTTTCTTATAAAGCCTTATCGTGCATATGCAGTTGCAGCAGTTATTGAGTCAGCTTTAGCAGAGAGTGATTGA
- a CDS encoding MFS transporter, translating into MYGKRDFLKPYRGLKRDIYIIFISKTINAMGAMIFPFMTLLLSSKIGLSGSDTGFYVAMTGLAWGPASLIGGKLCDMYSRKIVLVTAEILAAAAYLICFFMTPGMPMVYMLMAASFFFGMAGPAHDALTADLTTKDQRQGAYSLNYLGFNMGFAFAQVLAGMLFHNHLELMFLIDALTALAGLSLIAFFVHEPGVDRDSQSRIKESGAVPEKSVFAILAAKPLLLFFSLSICAYRFLYSQWPFMIPLHLESLFPGEGAKIFGILGSFNAIIVVVMTPVLTSFFSHRSNVRKVFYAGILFSLGFGLLGFVSFKTAFFISVLIFTLGEILEAISVMPFIMNHTPATHRGRMSSILPIIMGAGFAAGPVIMGSVLDSRGFSFSWFLVAGIGLIATLCMRLIDISDARGDGTQGK; encoded by the coding sequence ATGTACGGGAAAAGGGATTTTCTTAAACCATACAGAGGTCTGAAGCGGGACATTTATATCATTTTCATCTCTAAAACCATAAATGCCATGGGAGCAATGATCTTCCCGTTTATGACTCTTCTTCTTAGTTCAAAAATAGGATTATCAGGATCGGATACTGGTTTCTATGTGGCCATGACCGGTCTTGCCTGGGGCCCTGCCAGCCTTATCGGGGGTAAACTCTGTGATATGTACAGTCGGAAGATTGTCCTGGTTACGGCAGAGATTTTAGCCGCTGCCGCCTATTTAATCTGTTTTTTTATGACTCCCGGCATGCCCATGGTGTATATGCTTATGGCGGCTTCATTCTTCTTTGGAATGGCAGGCCCGGCTCATGATGCCCTGACCGCAGACCTGACAACAAAAGATCAGAGGCAGGGTGCCTATTCCCTTAATTACCTTGGATTTAATATGGGCTTCGCCTTTGCTCAGGTTCTGGCTGGTATGCTCTTCCATAATCACCTTGAGCTGATGTTTCTCATTGATGCTCTGACGGCTCTGGCCGGTCTGTCACTTATTGCCTTTTTTGTTCATGAACCGGGAGTTGATAGAGATTCTCAGTCCAGGATTAAGGAGAGTGGGGCGGTTCCTGAGAAATCGGTATTTGCCATACTGGCAGCAAAACCCCTTCTTCTGTTCTTCTCCCTGTCCATCTGTGCCTACAGATTTCTCTATTCACAGTGGCCTTTTATGATTCCCCTCCATCTTGAGAGCCTTTTTCCGGGTGAGGGTGCAAAAATATTCGGAATACTTGGAAGCTTCAATGCAATAATTGTTGTAGTCATGACACCCGTTCTGACCTCTTTTTTCAGCCATAGAAGCAATGTCAGAAAAGTCTTTTATGCAGGTATACTCTTTTCCCTGGGTTTCGGCCTTCTGGGATTTGTATCCTTTAAAACAGCTTTTTTTATATCTGTTTTGATCTTTACTCTAGGTGAGATTCTGGAAGCCATATCAGTAATGCCTTTTATTATGAATCATACTCCTGCCACCCATCGTGGTCGTATGAGCTCTATTCTGCCTATTATTATGGGTGCCGGATTTGCAGCAGGGCCGGTGATTATGGGTTCTGTTCTTGATTCAAGGGGATTCTCATTCAGCTGGTTCCTGGTTGCCGGGATCGGTCTTATTGCAACTCTCTGCATGCGACTCATAGATATAAGTGATGCACGGGGTGACGGGACTCAGGGAAAGTGA
- the trxA gene encoding thioredoxin, protein MAVLPPSFEELINGSDLPVLVDFYADWCAPCKMVSPVIAQLAKEYKGRMVTVKINTEKKQDVARRYAIQSIPTIMLFHRGKQLMRLQGAHPYESLKSELERALPN, encoded by the coding sequence ATGGCTGTATTGCCCCCGAGTTTTGAAGAATTAATTAATGGCAGTGATCTGCCCGTCCTTGTTGATTTTTATGCCGACTGGTGCGCACCCTGTAAAATGGTAAGTCCTGTGATTGCTCAGCTTGCCAAAGAGTATAAGGGGCGAATGGTTACCGTTAAGATCAATACTGAAAAGAAACAGGATGTGGCCCGGCGTTATGCCATTCAGTCAATACCGACAATCATGCTTTTCCATAGAGGAAAGCAGCTTATGCGCCTGCAGGGGGCTCATCCCTATGAATCCCTGAAGTCTGAACTGGAAAGAGCTCTTCCTAACTGA
- a CDS encoding ATP-binding cassette domain-containing protein: MIHKDKSLTIKEVAQFLNISNQMVYNLIRDKKIEAFKIGSAIRILSSDLYAYIERQKELFHSPEESIENSDENIFLVKNICFRREQFQLENISFEIPRGKILSVIGPSGSGKTMLLKSLAGLNKPEKGAIFLGSNRLDTISPRERNIGFVFEDYALMPNRKGRGNIRFPLEMIKKLRKEDIDPAVTALAEELNLSDENLDTIISELPEGVKQMIAIAKADIRNIDLLIMDEPLARLDAMVRLQMRSFLKELVIKLGKTTIISLHDPETALAMSDYIAVLDKGRLVQFGSAQEVYKHPVSKIVFEMTSRYAINEVDIKVKDKKTYPFELETEKEDGDYRLIFRADELKISDRGMKLSINRKHILDGNRILAECSSENDDLELVLPSETEDEFRFLPTSFGLFYPENS, translated from the coding sequence ATGATTCATAAGGATAAATCACTGACCATCAAAGAAGTAGCTCAGTTTCTGAATATCTCAAATCAGATGGTTTACAACCTGATACGAGACAAGAAAATTGAAGCATTCAAGATTGGATCTGCCATACGGATTCTCTCCTCCGATCTTTATGCCTATATTGAACGGCAGAAAGAGCTTTTTCACTCTCCTGAAGAAAGTATTGAAAACTCCGATGAGAATATTTTTCTGGTTAAAAATATCTGTTTCAGAAGAGAACAGTTTCAACTGGAAAATATAAGCTTTGAAATCCCCAGGGGAAAGATACTTTCGGTCATAGGCCCCTCGGGATCAGGCAAGACCATGCTGCTGAAATCTCTTGCAGGATTAAATAAACCCGAAAAGGGAGCTATTTTCCTGGGCTCCAATCGTCTGGATACTATTTCACCAAGAGAGAGGAATATCGGTTTTGTCTTTGAAGACTATGCCCTTATGCCTAATAGAAAGGGCCGCGGCAATATTCGTTTCCCCCTTGAAATGATTAAAAAACTGAGAAAAGAGGATATTGACCCGGCAGTGACAGCCCTTGCTGAAGAACTTAATCTCAGCGATGAAAATCTGGATACGATCATATCAGAACTCCCCGAGGGAGTTAAACAAATGATAGCAATCGCCAAGGCGGATATTCGCAATATAGACTTACTGATTATGGATGAACCCCTTGCCCGGCTGGATGCCATGGTAAGGCTGCAGATGCGCAGCTTTCTGAAAGAACTGGTAATAAAACTTGGAAAAACAACAATCATAAGTCTCCATGATCCGGAAACGGCTCTGGCAATGAGTGATTACATCGCAGTACTGGATAAGGGGAGACTCGTACAGTTCGGCAGCGCACAGGAGGTGTACAAACATCCCGTATCAAAGATTGTCTTCGAAATGACATCCCGATATGCCATAAATGAAGTGGATATCAAAGTAAAAGATAAAAAAACTTATCCCTTTGAATTAGAAACAGAAAAAGAGGATGGGGATTACAGGCTCATTTTCAGAGCGGATGAACTCAAGATCTCTGACAGGGGAATGAAGCTGAGCATTAACAGGAAGCATATTCTTGACGGCAACAGAATACTTGCTGAATGCAGCAGTGAGAATGACGACCTGGAACTGGTACTGCCCTCTGAAACAGAAGATGAATTCAGATTTCTACCAACATCCTTTGGTCTTTTTTATCCAGAGAATTCATAG
- a CDS encoding MFS transporter: MKGIIAPYRGLPVPVYVLFVSRIINRMGDFVSIFLTLYLSRYLGFSEKQTGLILSLVGLSMMSGALLGGKLTDLAGRKKIMLGLQAMAAASVLICGFIPDSPALPGLLILFTFFNGAVRPVNTALLTDLTTQKNRAAAFSLLYLGINIGISAGPILAGFLFNNYRRWIFWGDGLTTLLTILLILILIPEPEECSGKTEAGEHVEEGSSLKALLGRPILAIYTILSIFSALIYAQTTFTLPLQMLHVFDEKGPRLFGLIMSFNAVVVLIVTPLQNYYMKDIRPLRRIALGQVLYSLGFGLLIVPVHTLSWFFFSTFIWTCGEVLDATNSGVFVANHSPRNHRGRFNSFFLISKGAGRSLAPLISGLVLESLGISYIWGLCLFLGFFLFMAMNSLDKKDQRMLVEI; encoded by the coding sequence ATGAAAGGTATTATCGCCCCTTATCGGGGACTTCCTGTTCCTGTCTATGTACTCTTTGTTTCCAGAATCATCAACAGGATGGGAGACTTTGTCAGCATTTTTCTGACCCTCTATCTCAGCCGCTATCTTGGATTCTCTGAGAAACAGACCGGTCTTATTCTTTCTCTTGTTGGTTTAAGTATGATGAGCGGAGCTCTGCTCGGAGGTAAGCTGACTGATCTGGCAGGAAGAAAAAAGATAATGCTGGGGCTTCAGGCTATGGCTGCTGCATCGGTGCTTATCTGTGGATTTATCCCCGACAGTCCTGCTTTACCGGGACTCCTTATACTTTTTACTTTCTTTAACGGTGCTGTCCGTCCAGTTAATACGGCACTGCTTACCGATTTAACAACACAGAAAAACAGAGCAGCAGCTTTTTCACTCCTTTATCTGGGGATCAATATCGGGATTTCCGCCGGACCCATTCTCGCAGGATTTCTATTCAATAATTATAGACGCTGGATATTCTGGGGAGATGGTCTGACTACTCTTCTGACTATCCTTCTTATCCTTATTCTTATACCTGAACCCGAAGAGTGCAGCGGAAAGACTGAGGCCGGGGAACATGTGGAAGAGGGAAGCAGCCTGAAAGCACTTCTTGGAAGACCTATCCTGGCGATATACACAATTCTCAGTATCTTTTCAGCACTAATCTATGCTCAAACCACTTTTACTCTTCCTCTGCAGATGCTTCATGTATTTGATGAGAAAGGACCGCGCTTATTCGGACTGATTATGTCCTTTAATGCTGTTGTGGTTCTGATCGTCACACCATTGCAGAATTATTATATGAAAGATATCCGGCCCCTGAGACGTATTGCACTGGGACAGGTTCTTTATTCACTTGGGTTTGGACTGCTTATAGTACCGGTTCACACATTATCCTGGTTTTTCTTTTCAACTTTCATATGGACCTGCGGAGAAGTTCTGGATGCGACGAACTCCGGAGTATTTGTTGCCAACCACAGCCCAAGGAATCATAGAGGGCGGTTTAACAGTTTCTTTCTCATATCAAAGGGAGCCGGACGTTCTCTGGCACCTCTGATTTCAGGTCTTGTCCTTGAAAGCCTCGGGATCTCCTATATCTGGGGGCTCTGTCTTTTTCTGGGATTCTTTCTTTTTATGGCTATGAATTCTCTGGATAAAAAAGACCAAAGGATGTTGGTAGAAATCTGA